tgtggagagagaggtggacaAGGTCCTGCAGAAGTTCCTGACCTATGGGCAGCACTGCGAGCAGAGCCTGGAGGAGCTGCTGCACTACGTGGGCCAGCTGCGGGCCGAGCTGGCCAACGCAGGTGAGTGTCCCTGAGCACCGACCCTGCCTGGTGATAGATGGGGTCGGGAGGCTGCTGGTGAGGATACGGGTACGCAGACCCCTTGGCCTCCTCGGTAGGGCGAGTGGAAGTCTCAGAACTGTTTCAGAAGCCTGCTAGGAATTGTTACTTACTTGAGGtcattccatatatatttttttttaaatttattttttaagccagggtactgctcagttttggtttatggtggtgctagggattgaacctgaaacaggAACCCAAGACATGAAAGTGCTATTTCCCTAACCCtgattattttttacttatcttttctttttgatttgtacctctatttaaacatttttatatttatttattcccttttgttgcccttgttttattattgttgttgttattattgatgttgtttgataggacagagagaaatggagagaggaggggaagacagagatgagaaaagaaagacagacacttgcagacctgcttcatcacctgtgaagcgacccccctgcaggtggggagtcgggggctcgaccCAGGATCCTAATGCGGGTTCTtatgatttgcgccacctgcacttaacccactgtgctaccagtgACTCCCGTTTAAACATTTTAAGATATTTCAAGACCATTTCAGATTTATAGAAGAGTTCTAAGAGGATGTATGATGGTTCTAATTTCTCCACATCTTcatcaacacttttttttttgctaccagtgtttccttgggccttggtgcctgcataacttcactgttcctagtggctttaaaatattttttttctttcttttcctggtagagacaaatagggagaaagagaaggggtaaggaggagaaagagtaacactgtagcactgcttcaccacttgtgaagcttctcccctgcaggtggggagcagggccttgaacccgagtccttgagtaTGATAAGATGTGTGCCTCTTACCTGGCTCCTGCTTTGCAATTTTCTAATGACTAATGATGCTACACATTTTTATATGCTTGTTGACCATTTATCTTTGTTTGAAATATGTATATTGCCtagttttctgctgaattacTTTATTGTTGAAGTGTATTTCTGTATGTATTCTTTATTCTAGACCCTTATTAGATGAaaattatgttttttcttttgcttatgcTTTTGTTATCGTATCTAAGATCCCTTTACCTAATCCAAGGCCATGAACATTTACTGCAGCCCTCCAGGGGACCCCTCTGTCAGCCACCCTCTCCCTGGTGATGTCCCAGTGCTGCCGGAAGATCAAAGACACCGTGCAGAAGCTGGCTTCGGACCACAAGGACATTCACAGCAGTGTCTCCCGCGTGGGCAAAGCCATTGATAGGGTGAGCAAGTGGGCGGCTCTGCCATGGGGTGTGGAGGGGGTGCCCTGAAGCTGGCTAGCACAAGGCTTCCCTGGAAAAGAGTCATAGGGCTCTGTCTCTTGTCCTGCCAGAACTTTGACTCTGAGATCTGCGGTGTGGTCTCTGACGCAGTGTGGGACTCtggggagaagcagcagcagattCTGCAGATGGCTATTGTGGAGCACCTGTACCAGCAGGGCATGCTCAGCGTGGCCGAGGAGCTGTGCCAGGTAATGGCTGCCTTTGCACCCACTCCATGCTTGCCACGTCCctcttcttttaattaaaaaaaaatgtacaaatacacatacacacacacaatttatttggatagagatattgagaggggaggggagatagacacctgtagacctgctttagcattcctgaagcttcccccctgcaggtgggagggggtCCCTGTTATTCTTTACTTCTGATATTTTTACTGAAGTAacgttaattttgtttttaaaagaattttttaaaaggaattttttaaggaattgggcggtagcgcagtgggttaagcacacatggcgcaaagcgcaaggactggtgtaaggattccagttcaagcctccggctccccacctgcaggggaatcccttcacaggtggtgaagcaggtctgcaggtgtctgtctttctctccccctctgtgtcttcccctcctctctccatttctctctgtcctatccaacaatgacgacatcaataacaacaacagtaataactataacaataaaataagggcaaaaaaagaataaataaaaacaaacaaataaaataaacaacaaaggaataaataaaaacaaataaaacaaggaatgaataaatattaaaaaattttataaaaggaatttttaaaataatttactaaatagagacagaaagttgagaagggaaggggaaatagagagggaaagagacagagacacctgttgccttgcttcaccacttgtgaatcttcccccctgaagttggggagcagggcttgacctggttccttgcacattgtaatgtgcgctcagtCAGCGCATCACTGCCTCACCCTGTAACATTGATTTCTAACACTGTACCCCCATTTTTAaaatgctctttttaaaaatttgtcttGTTTTTGGCACTCATCTGGGCTTCactatgcctgcatgattctatagaattttttttttttcttattaagcatagagaaacagagaggaaaagagacacaccacagcaccatcctgcatggttctcccatgtggtgtcagggctcaagcCAGGTAAAGTATGTGCTCCACTAAGTGAGCTGTCTTCCATCcactaaagatttatttttattacatatgaaagagagtttaacaagatacagagagaaaaggggatggGTCGGGGTGGGAAGAGACACATAGAAGCCAGAGTGccactctggcatgtgctgcacctggatttgaacctggaacctcaaggtGTGTAAATCTGATGTTCTACCAGTTGAAATAGCTTCCTGGCCACTGtgttattcttccttccttcctttttttctctttttaggttttttaatacttattttacttatttattcccttttgttgcccttgttgttttattgttgttgtcgttgttggataggacagagagaaacggagagaggaggggaagacagagagagggaagagagagacagacacctgcagacctgcttcaccgcctgtgaagcgactcccctgcaggtggggagccggggttcgaaccgggatccttatgccggtccttgtgctttgcgccacctgcgcttaaccctctgcgctacagcccgactcccctctttttaggttttaagattttttttttgcttcttaatggggggggagcgagagagagagaaaacagatcatcactttggcatatttgattccagggattgaactcaggacctcatgcttataaatttggtaccacctcctggaacactttttaaaaattattgtaaactttatttatttattattagatagagaaagaaagaaattgagagaggaggggagataagagagggagagagacccctgcagccctgcttcaccactcatgaagctttccccctgcaggtgaggaccaggggtttgaacctgggtccttgcgcactgtagtctGTGTGCTTATCAGGTGCGCTGCCATCTTCCTCCCCCCCACTCCTGGAccacttccctgttcttttttttttttttagatatatatttattatttattcccttttgttgcccttgttgttttattgttgtagttatgattgatgttgttgttgttggataggacagagatcccgggggctcaaaccgggatccttatgctggtccttgcactttgtgccacctgcgcttaacctgctgcgctactgcctgactccccgttgttctttaaatatattttggggagtcggtcagtagcgcagcaggttaagtgcatgtggtgcgaagtgcaaggaccggtataaggatctcggtttgagcctctggctccccacctgcaggggagtcacttcacaagcagtgaagcaggtctgcaggtgtctgtgtttctctcctcctctctgtcttccccatctctctccatttctctctgttttaatgacgacaacatcaataacaacaacaataataaccataacaacgataaaaaaggtagcaaaagggaaaataaaaatataaaataaaaaaatatatattgtggtctgggagatggctcagtggataaagcattgaactctcaagcataaggttctgagttcaagccccagcagcacatgtaccagggtgatatctggttctttccctctcttcctatatttctcattaataaaaaaatcttaatatatacacacacacacacacacacacacacacacacacatatatatatatatatgaaaggaagTCACTTCCTCTCCTATAAATCTAGGGTGGCTCTAGAAATTTATACTGTGAAAAGTGAAGTGATTGATTTCTAGCTAGAGTTAGTTCATGTTTAGCCAGCCAGGGTTCTGAGCCAAAGCTTTTTATAAAAAGGGAGATCAGCATTTTAAAAATACCACTTGTGTGAAAGATACACTGGCAGTAAAAGGATACTTTCCCTTTATGTAATTATGAGTGTTGGAAAGGAGTGATTGTCTCCCCTTTTGCTCCAGCACTAAGAGTGAGGTGGTTTGCTCGTCTAGCCTCAGGAAGCCCAGCCTGGGGTAGGCAGACACCTAGAGTTTGGGCACTGGCCGGACCCCACTGCTGCCCATCCCATGTTTGGGGAATGAAGTTTTATATTTGTACAGAGAATGGGAATACACCACACCTTAGTGTGGGATCACACTCCCCACAGGAATCGACACTGAATGTGGACTTGGATTTCAAGCAACCTTTCCTGGAGTTGAATCGAATCTTAGAAGCTCTGCATGAGCAAGACCTGGGGCCAGCGCTGGAGTAAGCTGGGAAGGGGGATGGAGGGACAGTGGCCACTTTGCCTGGCCTTTTGGGATGGCTCAGCTATGGTTTTCACTTAACCCAACATACTTGATGTGCCAGCCCTGTTTTGTAGGTCTCTAGGCGTTTGGAACCCACTTCTCACCCCCACTCTATCGGGCTTTCTCTgtgtgccccccccacccccgcacgcTGACCGTCCCTGTCTCCCCAGATGGGCTGTCTCCCATCGGCAGCGCCTGCTGGAGCTCAACAGCTCCCTGGAGTTCAAGCTACACCGACTGCACTTCATCCGCCTGTTGGCCGGTGGCCCTGAAAAGCAGCTGGAGGCCCTGAATTACGCCAGGCACTTCCAGCCCTTTGCTCGGCTGCACCAGCGGGGTAGGTGTCTGCCTGCTAGATGTCCCTGTGGGCCAGGTCAGGTTCCTGGACATCTCTCCTCAGCTTGGGGCTCTTGGATCTTCTCTCATTGACTCCAAAAACTTAAGGCTCCAAACTTAAGGCTCTCCTCACCCTTTTAAGCTTCATTTCAGACCTCCTCATGgcctgacaccccacactcagCACCCGTATCTGCATATATCCTTAACACTCGTGCCCCAGGCTGCTCTGCTCAGCCCTGCACAGGCCTCCAACCCAGAACTCCTAAGGCTCACACAGCGTCTCGTGAGTCCTCTTCTTTCACACTACATTTTAAAACTGGTTGTTTGGcaattacttttactttttttttttttttttttttaatattcccttttgttgcccttgttgttttttattgttgtagttattgatgtcattgttgttggataggacagagagacatggagagaggaggggaagacagagacagggagagaaagacagacaccggcagacctgactcccctccaggtggggagccaggagcttgaaccaggattcttacaatggtccttgcactttgtgccacgtgcgcttaacccgctgtgctacagcccgactcccttatcttacttatttttttttaattggggaattaatgttttacattcaacagtaaatacagtagtttgtacatgcataaaattccccagtttcccatttaacaatacaacccccatattttacttttttaaataaacttgatttgatttgacaggacagagagaaattgagagggagtgggggtggggggaagagacagacacctgcagcactacttcaccacttgtggtgaagcttttcccactgcaggtggaaaccaggggcgtgaatctgggttcttgcacatggcggcatgtatacttaaccaggtgcaccactgtccagacccgtatttttcttcattaaaaactatgtatctattttaatgagatagagaccagagcacagctcagctctggcttatggtggtgctggggattgagcctgggacctcagagccttaggcatgagtatTTttgtgcagagccattatgctggctccctaACTGGGTGATGATTTTAATTGAGAGAAAACAGAAGGttggagcataatggttatgcaaacagtctctcatgcctcaggttcccaggtcccaggttcaatcccctgtaccaccataaaccagaactgagcagtgcactggtataaaaaaaaaaaaaagtggggggaaacAACATTAAGCAgtgtggggatttgaacccatagCTTCATGCACGCAAAGCACACGCTCTTAACTGCTGAGTCACCTTCCCAG
Above is a genomic segment from Erinaceus europaeus chromosome 9, mEriEur2.1, whole genome shotgun sequence containing:
- the RMND5B gene encoding E3 ubiquitin-protein transferase RMND5B isoform X2 → MSQCCRKIKDTVQKLASDHKDIHSSVSRVGKAIDRNFDSEICGVVSDAVWDSGEKQQQILQMAIVEHLYQQGMLSVAEELCQESTLNVDLDFKQPFLELNRILEALHEQDLGPALEWAVSHRQRLLELNSSLEFKLHRLHFIRLLAGGPEKQLEALNYARHFQPFARLHQREIQVMMGSLVYLRLGLEKSPYCHLLDNSHWAEICETFTRDACSLLGLSVESPLSVSFASGCVALPVLMNIKAVIEQRQCTGVWSHKDELPIEIELGMKCWYHSVFACPILRQQTSDSNPPIKLICGHVISRDALNKLINGGKLKCPYCPMEQNPADGKRIIF
- the RMND5B gene encoding E3 ubiquitin-protein transferase RMND5B isoform X1 — its product is MEQCASVEREVDKVLQKFLTYGQHCEQSLEELLHYVGQLRAELANAALQGTPLSATLSLVMSQCCRKIKDTVQKLASDHKDIHSSVSRVGKAIDRNFDSEICGVVSDAVWDSGEKQQQILQMAIVEHLYQQGMLSVAEELCQESTLNVDLDFKQPFLELNRILEALHEQDLGPALEWAVSHRQRLLELNSSLEFKLHRLHFIRLLAGGPEKQLEALNYARHFQPFARLHQREIQVMMGSLVYLRLGLEKSPYCHLLDNSHWAEICETFTRDACSLLGLSVESPLSVSFASGCVALPVLMNIKAVIEQRQCTGVWSHKDELPIEIELGMKCWYHSVFACPILRQQTSDSNPPIKLICGHVISRDALNKLINGGKLKCPYCPMEQNPADGKRIIF